The Miscanthus floridulus cultivar M001 chromosome 17, ASM1932011v1, whole genome shotgun sequence genome has a window encoding:
- the LOC136517273 gene encoding uncharacterized protein translates to MAMSWIRSALRRALIAPKPRGSRQFAATAAAGETQTERVAAEMVRYALGGAVHRSSPEEAMRILEQGASNLQGGGEGSAEAVGLLMLAMSTLLYRSGRRQNAMEKLKATQQVAPSAAFRVTAWEALMGLHMEAEQEMSYLISPDDSVDLSFKDDSKWSDQDHLKFRVNAIRGLVALLNGETESAAQLFVDWCRDFSGGENQTQNAAISYGEYLHCVGDFQMAAQVYEKILEAFCMDDMSGSLLAAGNMVPEEASLGATCSYGQLLSHSGKFDEAEDYLTRALQKAEEQFGANHPKVGIILTCIARMYKLKAKSEGSTSIMVQEGLYRKALEVLKAPAINSEGTCKQVEWGDIISLARGEYAELLLIQSNRKAEGERMKQWAEDAWRNRRLTLAQALEFSEPSKPTLIVDTRIGRVV, encoded by the exons ATGGCGATGAGCTGGATCCGATCGGCTCTCAGGAGGGCCCTCATCGCTCCGAAGCCGCGGGGCTCCCGCCAGTttgctgccaccgccgccgccggcgagacGCAGACCGAGAGGGTGGCGGCGGAGATGGTCCGCTACGCCCTCGGCGGCGCCGTGCACCGGAGCTCGCCAG AGGAGGCGATGCGGATACTGGAGCAAGGCGCCTCGAACCTGCAGGGCGGAGGCGAGGGCAGCGCCGAGGCTGTGGGCCTGCTCATGCTCGCTATGTCCACGCTGCTCTACCGGAG TGGAAGACGCCAAAATGcaatggaaaagctcaaagcaacccAACAAGTTGCCCCTTCTGCAGCTTTCAGAG TTACAGCGTGGGAAGCACTAATGGGATTACACATGGAGGCAGAACAG GAGATGTCCTACTTGATTTCCCCAGATGATTCAGTTGATCTGTCATTCAAAGATGATAGCAAATGGTCTGATCAGGACCATCTTAAATTTCGGGTTAATGCTATCAGAGGACTTGTTGCACTCCTGAATGGAGAAACTGAATCAG CTGCCCAGCTGTTTGTTGATTGGTGCAGAGACTTCTCTGGAGGCGAAAACCAAACAC AAAATGCTGCCATTTCATATGGTGAATATTTGCATTGTGTTGGGGATTTTCAAATGGCAGCACAAGTGTATGAGAAAATTCTTGAGGCATTTTGCATGGATGATATGTCTGGAAGCCTTTTAGCAGCTGGAAACATGGTTCCTGAGGAGGCTTCTCTTGGGGCCACTTGCTCATATGGCCAGCTTTTATCTCACTCTGG GAAGTTTGATGAGGCAGAGGATTATCTCACAAGAGCTCTACAGAAGGCTGAAGAACAATTTG GTGCAAACCACCCAAAGGTCGGTATTATATTGACCTGTATAGCTAGAATGTACAAGCTGAAGGCAAAATCGGAAGGTTCTACTTCAATTATGGTCCAGGAG GGATTGTACAGGAAGGCCCTAGAAGTATTGAAAGCTCCTGCTATTAATTCTGAGG GTACCTGCAAGCAGGTCGAATGGGGAGATATCATCTCCCTGGCTAGAG GTGAGTACGCAGAGCTGTTATTAATTCAGTCTAACAGGAAGGCGGAAGGTGAACGGATGAAGCAATGGGCAGAAGATGCTTGGAGGAACCGTAGGCTAACACTAGCACAAGCTCTAGAGTTTTCAGAACCTTCAAAGCCGACTCTCATTGTTGACACCCGGATCGGCAGGGTCGTGTAG